The DNA region AAATCGAATAAAATCTtaagttttagaaattttcattTTGCTCTTTAAGAgtttacttatgaaaaaaaatcaCATGATGAAAGCAGAAGCTGGTTTGGGAGTGTTTGCAGAACTTCTGGTACAATCAGCGTTCTGCTATAAGAACACAAACCAAACTTCATATTACTGCAAGAGCTTAGCTGCTTAGAAGATACAGATGAAGGTATCGCTGCTggtctaatattatatatatatatatatatatatatatatatatatatatataaacttctcATCCCCAGCCATTCCAGACGAACATCGAGGTACCATTTTTGCCAATAACATAtcgacacttgtacaaacccGTTATTCCATTTCGTGCTCCCACGTGTCGCCGGACCCTTGCCGATTCCCACTACCCTTGGCTTTGTCCGCGTTGATTCTTCCGTTTGTTGACCCGCAGATATACCTGACAATTCATTCGGCAATACCGCAATATTGTGGCTCCCAGTTGCTTCTTTTCGGGTATAACCACGAACGGCAGGGACTGTTCCGTCAGCGTCGTCGACTCGTCGTCGTTTTGTATGAACGCTCAAATGCCCTTTCTTCAACTCCGAAACCGAACCGCCGTCATAATGGACGGGAAACAAAACTTCAAGTCTTTGCAAGTCTTCCGAAGAATCTCCATCTTTCTCTCTCGCCTGATCGCGTTCCCTTCTCGCAATCGCCAATCGCATCGTTTCCCCGGACAGGATTTCTCAGGCGGCATTGAGCATCGCCCAATCTCGGCTGTACTCGTGCCATGATTCGGCGATCAGTTCGATGAGGCGACCCTCAGATGACGACGATGCTGATGCACCGTAAATGCCCGTCTTCCTGCTAGGAAAATCTGTGCTCCAGTTTGGTTACCGCGCGCATCGGCTTTAGTCGTTGGCTAGGGCCGTCGATCTTGTGTTGCTGGATTTCTGGATGGATGCGAGCCCAGTTTAGTACGGAGGAGGTGGATTGTTACGCTGCTTTGGCAAGTGCTAAGCTAGAGTTGTACTTCGCGAAGCAGTAGCAAGGATTATTGCGGCCTTGACTTGCTAGTATTTGCCCCTGAGCATTGGGTCCGTGTTTCTCGGGTAATTTCCCCATTTTTCCTCTTTTTAGTTAATTGTGCAGAAAAGAATTTGCTACGAGAATACTGTGTTCGGGCAATCCGCTTTACTCAGAGAATTTGTTTTCTGGGCTTTCAGTTATGTAAGCAATTCTGTATGTATGTTAATAATGACTGTTTATTTTTGTGATACATTGGGCAGTTGCTAGTTCTTGGCAGTCTGTCCCTAGACCTAAAATATATAATGTGACTTAATATTTGCAAGACCAGACTGAATTCGACAATAGATATAGGTTTTATTAGGTGATAAATGCACATTGACTTTAAAAGTTACCAAGAAGAATAATAGCGTTGGCAAAAAGGGAAAGCGAGGAAACACTCATCTTGATTTATTTAGGTTTGTTTGGATTGTCTTTATTACTCCATATGTTGAATTGGTAACCCTTTTCTGTATTCTTGGTTCGTTATTCATCTATGCTATATAAATCATAGTATAAGTACACTTCTTTCTTATAACagcagaaatgagaacaattcatgaaataatattattttcctaaTTCATACAAAAAGTAATTATTTACAGGAGATGATTTTGATCATTTTCTTAGAttatgttgattttcttttgCATGGAGCATCCATTGGGACATTATAgcttcttctaattatttttgtataGGGGGCCTGATAAAACTGAAAGTGGAAAACCTTCGTCTGCGTTCACCTTTTGATGCCTACATCATTGGCAAACTAAATCAGAAGGAGTAAAATCACTATACTTCAGGTGCAACATCAGATAGTGTTATGTTGTCTGTTTCAGAAGGTTTCTGGCTGTGTTGCAGCCTCGTTTGTCCTTGTTGTAGTTCAAAGAGCAAAGACACTAGTGAGGATCCTGTTCTAAGTGGTGATTCAACTTTGTGTAAGATAATTACTAGTCTGTTCCTCAATTCAAGTTTCCAAAAGGATTACTAATCTTAAAATTATGCATTTTGAATATCGAGCATAAGTTTCATGGTGGACAGTTTGTTGTTTTGGGGTTTCAAATTGTTACATTTTATTAGATATTACCTTTCTAATTGTGTTCTTTCacattttttgaattttagaagTTAATATTTTTGTCTCGACCTCATGGAGCAGCTCTTTGTGGTATATGATTTTATTTGATGCAATGAATTGTAAAGAGCCAAAGGGGAGtcttggtgcaacggtaaagttgctgTCATGTAACCTAGAGATCACGTTCGAGTCTCGGAAACGTGAATTGGAGAAAAGTTATTACTACAAATTATTTATAGAGTAGTAGGAATGAAGGTTTAGGAAATACTTCTGTTGATGAATGCACTTGAAGACTTAATGATTGATCTCTTAGGGCAGCGATAGCAATAAAGCTTGCTGACTTCTGAGAGAAAAATGCTTTTTGGTGAAACATGATTTTTCTATTGTAATAGCAGAACAGCAATGCAAGGATTCTTGAAGATTTGAGGCTTCAAAAATGTTGATTGACCCTTTTAGAATTCCTATATTAAAAATGTCTGTACATCACCAGAACTATTCCGTTGTATATGTGTGATAGTCAAATAGCAACCACCAATTTTGCATTTTTAAGTGTACTACTAGCCTGTAGGACTCACTGGGTCCTAACCCCAGTGCCAACCTgaaattttcaaatgttaatacTTGCATACTTCAACAGTGCAGTTAGTTCACCGTAAACCAGGAATTTAGTGTAGTAATTTTGGGAAATGTGATAAAGCAAATCAGATAAAAGAATCTAGCTCAAAAAATCATTTCGTGGATATCTGCAATAAACAAGTAATAACTAATAAGCAATAAAAGGTACAATGTGCTACACTTGGTTCCTTTCAAACCAGCACCTAACAACATTCAAGAAATGTTGGCAATCACCCCTGACGATATACAAAACCATTATTCTGGCATGCTGTGGAACTTATCATAACTGAAAAAACTTGTTCATAGTTAAAATGCCACAACAACCAATTATTTTGTTAGTCTAAGCAATTTTTGTTAGTTCAATTGCTTTGTACAGCTATTAATTCTTTTCGCAATTGATGTTACATGGCCCTCATAAAATGTATTCAGGTGGTGTTTGGTTCACTCTTAGGAAtcagaatgggaatgagtatcatagtattatggaatgggaatggatatgagcttaggtatcattcttaaaaataatgtttggttagttaaatgttttcaatcggaatgaacctaaatttacTTTTTtatccttagaggaaaataagagaaaaaaatagatgtgagagaaaaatatgttgtgagagaatgatgagaaaaaaatgaagagagtgaACTATGGTGAGACTTGAGAGAGAGCgcgataggagagattgaggagggaaaaagtatgatgagagggaaagtatgatgagagaaaatgagaagagattgaggagagagaaagtatgatgagagagaattatgagagagaaaatgtgatgggaaaatgaagagagggaaagtgtgatgagagaaaatgaggaaagaaagtgtgatcggagagaatgaagagagggaaagtgtgatgagagaaaatgaggagagagagtatggtaggagagattaaggagagagaaagtgtgatgaaaaaaatggGGAGAGAATGTGTAATGGGAGAGACAGTGTGATGaaagaaaaagtgtgatggaagagaatgaagagagagaaaaatgaggagagagagtgtgtgatgggagagaatatagggagaaaatggtagagaatgtgtgatgagagagaatgaggagagagaaaatatgttgagagagaaagtatgatgagaaaatgaggagagagaaagtatgatgagagagaataaagagagaaaaagtgaaatgaaagaaaaattgaacaaatatattaagggtatttttgtccaaaacttaatttccaTGCTCATTCCTATCAAAATCCAAGGGAAGATGTGGGTTTCATCAATACCTAAGTTTTTAGGTTTCATTCCacaatcttgattccattcccatcaaccaagcACAAGGTTTAGGAATGAATCCATTTCCTCATTCTCAAACCCCTAAACCAAATGCTACCTTAGTTTTGGTAGAACTAGtatgacataaaagcatagcATTTCACTCTAATGCACTATAAATGCATCAAAAGTCACATTAAACTACTACTGTGTCAATTTTCATCTTATGCTCTGATAACTTGACCTATAAACCGTATAGATGCACTTCCTTCATCAAATTATTATGCTATTATTTTTCATCCAGTTCCCTGTATTACTTGTGCCTTTCCTAAATTACAAGAGGTTCATTCTGGTAGGTTTTTGTAGATTTCTTTTTTCTGTGTTCAAACTGATGGCCTCTCTGTCACAATTAATCACCACAATCAAGACATTCATCAACAATTATCTACTGCTGCTACAGTGAACTCTTTGGAGGTCGGATCAAATTCAGGAAGGACGCCAGGAACTCCATATAGAGTACCTCCAAGTCCATCTCGATTTTCATTGTCTCCACAACCAAATAAACTTGAACCTTTAAATCTCAGCCTCAACGAGATCATCAAACTTACACGAAATTTCTCATCCACACAAGTAATTGGCAAAGGTGATTTTGCAACAGTCTATAAGGCTGAGCTACATGGTGGACAGCTTATTGCTATAAAGCGAGCAAAGAAGGTAATTCTAACGATCACATTCATAATTAAAGAAATGACAGATGTTCATACTTTTAAACATagtattcaaaattttaatctgagTATTTTGTTAGATGTCTTTTGATTATTCTGTTATGGATCTTGTCCTCCATCAAGTGTTTATTGTATAAAAGCTCTTAATAGCTGGGAAATTTAGAGGATCTCATTTATCACTTTTACTCATCCATGTCAGAAAACGAGAACCATACACTAATCTGGATTAACATGTCATTAGATGCAAACTGCATGCTGAATGGTTTAATCTATCATATTTACGACAACAAATTTCTCTTATGTATTTATCCACAATTGATGAGATCAAGAAGCACAACTTTCTTTCTCTAGATATGTGATAAATTCATTCCTATATTAGTATTTCAATTTTCAGCATCATCTTAATTTGCTTGTTTTGCTGTTATGCTTACGACTACCGATATCTCCTTTTAAGAACAAAATTCAAGATGTGCGTCTGTATTGAGAATTCAATCTTATTTTTTAATCATGGAGTAATttctatttaatatatttttaattttattatttgggTTGCTGTTTGAGATCACTTAATCTCAAATCCCCAGGAGCATGGTTACACTCTTGACAGTTTGTATTCTCGACAGGAACACATTGCTACTATCCATGcggaattcaaaaatgaagttgAACTCCTCGCTAGAATTGAACATAGAAATTTGGTCAGATTACTTGGTTATACTGATAAAGGAAATGAGTTTATTATAATTACTGAGTATGTGCCAAATGGCACCCTGCGGGAGCATTTAGATGGTAAGAGGCCTTCATGCTTAGTAAGCAATAGATGGATTAGCTTAATAAGCAATGGATGATTTAGCCTAAAGCCAATTCATATTTCTACTAATTTGCAGGTAAGTACGGGAAGATTTTGGATTTCAGTCAACGGTTAGAAATAGCCATTGATGTTGCTCATGGATTAACATATCTCCATCACTATGCAGGTGACAATCTCTGAGCTCCTGTTGTTGCTTCCCATAAGAAAGTTTTCTTGATAGATTCTAGCTAgtcatactctctctctctctaaaaAACCAAGAAAGAGAAATATGACTTTTGAAATATATAATTTCACCAAGGATTCAGTTCATTTTCTCATCTTCACATCCTATTCAATTCATTTTTTCACCTTCACATCCTTAATGAAATTATTGGCGTTTCATTAACATCCTTAGTTTATAAGAAACATAATCGATCGGGATATATGCAATTAGCattttttcaaggatatggaGGAGGAAGGGCAAGATAGAAAGCAGAGCTTTCTTTCAGTCTGGCAAGTCTGTAGTTTGAATCTATGCTAGCAAGCAGTGTACAGGAAAGCATTAATTTGGTTGGTTGGTTGGTAATAGACAAGGTGGACACTCTCACAAATCATGATAGAGGAAGACCCTTCAATGATTTCTTTTCATTAAGGCAAATGGTAGTCACATAAGTCATACTTCATTATACTTAAGAACTTAAGATCATATATCAATATATACTTTGAGTTTTAGTTGTTCTTTATTGCAATACACTTGATAAAGTGATGAGCAATTGTATAGCAGAAAGCATAATGACTAAAATCCTTGTAGGGACAGATTTCAACCTGCAAAGTGGCGGTTGCGCTGTTAATTGGTTGTCCTGCAAGGAAATTCTTCTTTGTATTATTGCAAGTTTCAAGTGCATGCATCCAATACTGAATATAAAATGTCCACATTAGCAATTCTTCCTCAAAATTCGCATACAAATCAAATAACTGGAACCTGCACCGTTGCACGGCTTGATAATGTATGCTTAATGGCATTTCGATGTCTGACTATCTGAGCACATCCTGTATTTATGTGACTCGAAAAGTTTCTAATAATATGCTTTTGATGTACTATACTTCCAGAGAAGAGTATCATTCACCGTGATGTGAAGTCATCAAACATTTTACTCACTGAAGGCTTTAGAGCCAAGGTCGCTGACTTTGGCTTCGCTCGAACTGGACCCATGGAAGCTGATCAGACTCACATTCAGACCAAGGTAAAAGGGACAGTTGGTTATGTTGATCCAGAATATCTGAAAACATGTAAACTTACAGTGAGGAGTGATGTTTTCTCCTTCGGAATTTTGCTGCTGGAAATTCTTTCGGCCCGCGGCCCAGTAGATATAAAGAGATCTGATGAAAGGATTACTGTGAGATGGGTAAGATCATCATACTGCCTCCTTTATTGTAGCATGCTAACTCATCTCAGTATTTTGGATCGTCCAGGTATCTCGACAGGACTTGACATAGAACTAAAGTTTAGACTATTTGTTTTTCGTGAAACAGTATTGATTTCATCCTTAAATTGCCTACAATGCAGGCCTTCAACAAATATAAGGAAGGCAACGAGAGGCAAATACTGGATCCTCAGATGCATGAAGTGGTGGCAGATCTGGTAGTAAAGAAGATACTTGCTTTGGCTTTTAAGTGTGCTGCTCCTACACGCAAAGATCGACCGGCCATGCGAGAAGTTGTCGAACAGCTTTGGGGGATAAGGAAAGACTACACTAGTGGGAGTTCATGAAGTTATTATCATATTGTGCAGAAGTGTGGCCACAACAATTGAATGACTTATTCAGTGCGAATTAACCCTTTGTTGTACTACAAACCTtcaacatcttttcaattttgcagTCGAGCATTGCCTTTTGAACAGTTCTTAGTGTATGTTAAAAAGCAAGGTGTGCAATATTGTGGATTGGTGATGAAGCATACTTTTGCATACAAGAGGATTAGAGGAATAGCTGTGCAAAAATATACTAAATGAAGCTATATTATGATATTTTGAaagaaatcaaaataaaatttgtaaGTAATCAAAAATTAATATGATAAGAATATGAAGGAATTAAACACAAATATCTTTCAGTATTTTTCATTCTCATTTATTCACATGCTCTGAATTGAATGTGTTTTAAGTAGCGTCAGTTTGAATCAAGTATATAATATGATTAGATtgccaattaaaatttttgtatataATTCCAAATTGAAATGACCTACTTAGCCCTAAAGATAATTATAGAATTATAGGATAATTACtatgatagtttttttttttaagttgttaaaTTGAATGACTCATAAATTATGCTCCTCTTTTAATAAAATAACTTACTAAAAATCATATAAAAGGACAACCATCCCGATGCACGAAGCTCTCGCTATGCGGGATCTCGAGaaaagatccattgtacgca from Zingiber officinale cultivar Zhangliang chromosome 4B, Zo_v1.1, whole genome shotgun sequence includes:
- the LOC121974292 gene encoding calmodulin-binding receptor-like cytoplasmic kinase 3 isoform X2; its protein translation is MLSVSEGFWLCCSLVCPCCSSKSKDTSEDPVLSGDSTLLNSLEVGSNSGRTPGTPYRVPPSPSRFSLSPQPNKLEPLNLSLNEIIKLTRNFSSTQVIGKGDFATVYKAELHGGQLIAIKRAKKEHIATIHAEFKNEVELLARIEHRNLVRLLGYTDKGNEFIIITEYVPNGTLREHLDGKYGKILDFSQRLEIAIDVAHGLTYLHHYAEKSIIHRDVKSSNILLTEGFRAKVADFGFARTGPMEADQTHIQTKVKGTVGYVDPEYLKTCKLTVRSDVFSFGILLLEILSARGPVDIKRSDERITVRWVRSSYCLLYCSMLTHLSILDRPGLQQI
- the LOC121974292 gene encoding calmodulin-binding receptor-like cytoplasmic kinase 3 isoform X1 — encoded protein: MLSVSEGFWLCCSLVCPCCSSKSKDTSEDPVLSGDSTLLNSLEVGSNSGRTPGTPYRVPPSPSRFSLSPQPNKLEPLNLSLNEIIKLTRNFSSTQVIGKGDFATVYKAELHGGQLIAIKRAKKEHIATIHAEFKNEVELLARIEHRNLVRLLGYTDKGNEFIIITEYVPNGTLREHLDGKYGKILDFSQRLEIAIDVAHGLTYLHHYAEKSIIHRDVKSSNILLTEGFRAKVADFGFARTGPMEADQTHIQTKVKGTVGYVDPEYLKTCKLTVRSDVFSFGILLLEILSARGPVDIKRSDERITVRWAFNKYKEGNERQILDPQMHEVVADLVVKKILALAFKCAAPTRKDRPAMREVVEQLWGIRKDYTSGSS